One genomic segment of Rubritalea squalenifaciens DSM 18772 includes these proteins:
- a CDS encoding O-antigen ligase family protein, whose amino-acid sequence MGSYYGEYRWPLIYISLLAGVMLTIVPTGARLKRGRLGMVVLALSLVALAAQGIWMWWNARWDFVQQSTEVSGGVPWSMLPVENVPFPDMPGAAAKNEAWDRLTYICPALLLIWGVARWVSRKPAVGIWICQTIFVTGALVAVLGLAMRWTNAEAAYWMSAEKGSQYNLFFATFRSPAIATVYMNIALALGLSLFLRALCGVLRDRRGLGFAMLYLVGVVVLFNGVMGAGSKAGMVMTGVTLILWGVMNWRALWDVLKQSASLLPSGSPLERNLLFGAVALILILSGLSWAETTVVRWQDAMDKEYTTLDARSAINTVQIKMMKDPDWSVLGFGPGSFHPLFPYYSHNAELKGIVVYAHNDHFQTLVEWGSVGFALFVVLIAGACLILLSHSYAAEKGGLSRRGRVMQRGMFIAILVSLIHACVDFPYQIESIAITLAALLGVAWGGVGYGRRSSKKPKAEQEEEVVPA is encoded by the coding sequence ATGGGGTCTTATTACGGTGAGTACCGCTGGCCGTTGATCTACATCTCATTACTAGCTGGAGTCATGCTGACGATTGTTCCCACGGGGGCGCGCTTGAAGCGTGGCCGGCTGGGTATGGTGGTTTTGGCTCTCAGTCTGGTGGCGCTCGCTGCCCAAGGTATCTGGATGTGGTGGAATGCGCGTTGGGATTTTGTCCAGCAGTCCACGGAGGTGAGTGGTGGGGTTCCCTGGAGTATGCTGCCTGTAGAAAATGTGCCCTTTCCTGATATGCCAGGAGCTGCCGCAAAGAATGAGGCCTGGGATCGTCTGACCTATATTTGTCCGGCTTTGTTACTCATCTGGGGGGTAGCGCGCTGGGTGTCTCGTAAACCAGCGGTAGGCATCTGGATCTGCCAGACGATCTTTGTCACTGGGGCCTTGGTAGCGGTCTTGGGCCTAGCCATGCGTTGGACGAATGCTGAGGCGGCCTACTGGATGTCTGCTGAAAAAGGTTCACAGTATAATCTCTTTTTCGCCACCTTCCGCAGTCCAGCGATTGCCACGGTGTATATGAATATCGCCCTGGCTTTGGGTTTGTCTCTCTTCCTGCGTGCGTTATGCGGAGTGCTAAGAGATCGTCGTGGATTGGGCTTCGCCATGCTCTATCTAGTTGGAGTGGTGGTTCTATTCAATGGCGTCATGGGGGCAGGTTCTAAAGCGGGTATGGTCATGACCGGGGTCACTTTGATCCTCTGGGGCGTGATGAATTGGCGGGCTTTGTGGGATGTCCTGAAGCAATCAGCCTCACTCTTACCGAGTGGCAGTCCATTGGAGAGAAATCTCCTATTTGGCGCTGTAGCGCTTATCTTGATTCTTTCTGGCCTGAGTTGGGCCGAGACCACGGTGGTTCGATGGCAAGACGCCATGGATAAGGAGTACACGACTCTGGATGCCCGCTCAGCGATCAATACGGTGCAAATCAAGATGATGAAAGATCCAGACTGGAGCGTGCTTGGCTTTGGGCCGGGCTCTTTCCATCCCTTGTTTCCTTATTACAGTCACAATGCGGAGCTGAAAGGCATTGTCGTCTACGCTCATAACGACCACTTCCAGACTCTGGTGGAGTGGGGCTCGGTAGGTTTTGCTCTCTTCGTAGTTCTCATTGCTGGGGCTTGCTTGATCTTGCTCAGTCATTCCTATGCAGCGGAAAAAGGGGGGCTAAGTCGCCGAGGGCGCGTGATGCAGCGGGGGATGTTCATCGCGATCCTAGTGAGTTTGATTCACGCCTGTGTTGATTTTCCTTATCAGATCGAATCCATAGCGATCACTCTGGCGGCTCTGCTTGGTGTGGCCTGGGGTGGTGTTGGATATGGTCGGCGTTCTTCTAAAAAGCCTAAGGCTGAGCAGGAAGAAGAAGTTGTTCCTGCTTAA
- a CDS encoding polysaccharide biosynthesis/export family protein: MKTLLALSALLFLLNLFPSAYAEGEYVLKKDDTVRMTVFQEDELATQAQIGKSGAVSFPLIGNVQLVGLSVKDAEQKVRDLYEKDYLVNAQVNIAVLAYAEKWVIVGGDVRRPGTINMPEEGALDLRGAIAQAGGVAESANTSSIVVRSKDGNVRTLSLDGSGSVVLKHGDSVTVGRSTLNRSTVTVSGNVNRPGIIEFPKVGSLDIVTAIAQAGGFTRIANTKEVIVRRDKKQYTVSLKDIERGSAKMFYLRAGDLVIVQESRW; encoded by the coding sequence ATGAAGACCTTGCTAGCCCTCAGTGCCTTGCTCTTTTTGTTGAATCTCTTCCCATCTGCTTATGCAGAGGGGGAATATGTGCTTAAAAAGGATGACACTGTCCGTATGACGGTCTTCCAGGAAGACGAGCTGGCGACTCAAGCTCAGATCGGAAAATCCGGTGCCGTTTCTTTCCCGCTGATTGGAAATGTTCAGCTGGTTGGTCTCTCGGTAAAAGATGCTGAGCAAAAAGTCAGGGATCTTTACGAGAAAGACTATCTGGTCAATGCTCAGGTAAATATCGCGGTTCTCGCTTATGCTGAAAAGTGGGTGATTGTCGGTGGTGATGTACGTCGTCCAGGAACCATTAACATGCCTGAGGAGGGTGCTCTTGACTTGCGAGGAGCGATCGCTCAGGCCGGAGGAGTCGCAGAATCTGCCAATACCAGCAGTATTGTGGTGCGCTCTAAGGACGGTAATGTCCGTACACTCAGCTTGGATGGATCCGGTAGCGTAGTACTCAAGCACGGGGACAGTGTGACTGTCGGTCGTAGTACGCTGAATCGATCCACCGTGACAGTTTCTGGTAACGTCAACCGCCCGGGTATCATCGAATTCCCCAAAGTAGGTAGTCTGGATATTGTGACCGCCATTGCCCAAGCTGGTGGGTTTACACGTATTGCGAATACCAAAGAGGTGATTGTGCGTCGCGACAAGAAGCAGTACACAGTCAGCTTGAAAGACATCGAGCGAGGCTCTGCCAAGATGTTTTACTTGAGAGCTGGTGACCTGGTGATCGTGCAAGAAAGCCGTTGGTAG
- a CDS encoding polysaccharide biosynthesis tyrosine autokinase — protein sequence MKNDIDPFADVESSNERKGDMDEVVVSRFGSGSIRQALSRWWMMLVFGGLGYAAALYYMSIMPLKTEAVAVLEVDIKQRQVMGEELETDRMSPELVLATTASKLTSPAILAKVANSPEVQALQRVVPPEFSFKPRYWRAEDELEFKPASAVETVEIVDMMAKEWVSISGRRNTSLIDIKVKHPDPEAARTIADTILRVFMDQEEESKSGGASAVFQSLKQEAEAAREDLEEAQNSLQVYVAATKLSEQIQVARAELINLRQRYKSKHPKLVQFTAVYKDLNQRFRIEIKRASNTASEKAFWLKYSEQLDQLDAKIKQEDDHLGKSSDEWLSIAQNALATRAHLLNARITQGQQLYEKLTQRLTELDVADEENVDDYKIVQSAFIGLAEDSLRLIYLAAGTVLGAAVGFGFAYLMGVIDFKIYDVRSVEEATGLTCMAAVPTDSGFARKGNWKPILQREPHSANAEAIRNLRASIVLLGRKDRHKFLLMTSAQPGEGKTTMAAELASVFAMNKEKTLLVGMDLRKPRLNAYFPSIDDKIGLTEVLAGQNSLDECIVPSGIDNLDVLPSGGKCPNPSELLHEDELEKLFGDLRSRYERVIIDSAPLLPVCDTRLLTEFVDSVVLVVRSRKAPVGALLRSIQLLDHAGKKPVGVVINGLKVSGGSTYYGYKGYGEYATEGYYSD from the coding sequence ATGAAGAACGATATTGATCCATTTGCCGATGTGGAGAGCAGCAATGAGCGCAAAGGGGATATGGATGAGGTAGTGGTGAGCCGTTTTGGTAGTGGCAGTATTCGCCAGGCTCTATCTCGCTGGTGGATGATGCTCGTCTTTGGTGGCTTGGGCTACGCTGCAGCCCTCTACTACATGTCCATCATGCCGCTAAAAACAGAAGCTGTGGCGGTTCTTGAGGTGGATATCAAGCAGCGCCAAGTCATGGGGGAAGAGCTGGAGACCGATCGTATGTCTCCTGAGTTGGTTTTGGCGACTACGGCGAGCAAACTGACTTCACCTGCCATTTTGGCTAAAGTGGCCAACAGCCCCGAAGTTCAGGCCCTGCAGCGTGTCGTTCCTCCCGAGTTTTCCTTCAAGCCTCGCTACTGGCGTGCGGAAGATGAACTGGAGTTTAAGCCCGCTTCTGCGGTAGAGACCGTCGAGATCGTCGACATGATGGCAAAAGAGTGGGTGAGCATTAGTGGCCGCCGAAATACCTCTCTGATCGATATCAAGGTCAAGCATCCTGATCCCGAGGCAGCTCGTACCATTGCCGATACCATCCTGCGAGTCTTTATGGATCAGGAGGAAGAGTCCAAGAGTGGTGGTGCCAGTGCCGTATTTCAGTCTCTGAAGCAGGAGGCGGAAGCGGCTCGCGAAGATCTCGAAGAGGCACAGAACTCTTTACAGGTCTATGTCGCGGCCACCAAGTTGAGCGAACAGATTCAGGTGGCTCGTGCTGAATTGATTAATCTCCGGCAGCGTTATAAATCCAAACATCCGAAACTCGTCCAGTTCACCGCCGTCTACAAGGATTTGAATCAGCGTTTCCGCATCGAGATTAAGCGTGCTTCCAATACGGCCAGTGAAAAAGCCTTCTGGCTGAAGTACAGTGAGCAACTTGATCAGCTGGATGCCAAAATCAAGCAGGAGGATGATCATTTAGGGAAATCCTCAGACGAATGGCTGTCTATAGCCCAAAATGCCCTGGCGACTCGTGCTCACTTGCTCAACGCTCGAATTACACAGGGTCAGCAGCTTTATGAGAAGCTCACCCAGCGTCTGACCGAGCTAGACGTGGCTGATGAAGAGAATGTGGATGATTACAAGATCGTCCAGTCTGCCTTCATCGGGCTGGCTGAGGATTCTTTGCGTTTGATTTACTTGGCTGCGGGCACGGTTCTTGGTGCTGCAGTGGGCTTTGGCTTTGCCTACCTGATGGGGGTTATCGATTTCAAAATCTACGATGTTCGCTCCGTCGAGGAGGCGACTGGTTTGACCTGCATGGCAGCCGTCCCAACCGATTCAGGCTTTGCCCGTAAAGGAAACTGGAAACCCATTTTGCAGCGTGAGCCACATTCAGCCAATGCGGAAGCCATCCGTAACCTGAGAGCCTCAATTGTTTTGCTTGGTAGAAAAGACCGTCACAAATTCCTCCTGATGACCAGTGCCCAGCCTGGGGAAGGGAAGACTACCATGGCGGCCGAGCTAGCCTCGGTCTTCGCCATGAATAAGGAAAAGACCTTGCTGGTGGGGATGGATCTCAGAAAGCCTCGCCTCAACGCCTACTTCCCATCCATTGATGACAAGATCGGTCTCACCGAGGTGCTTGCCGGCCAGAACTCGCTCGATGAATGTATCGTCCCATCAGGGATCGATAATCTGGATGTTCTGCCGTCCGGTGGCAAATGCCCGAATCCTTCAGAGCTATTGCATGAAGATGAGCTTGAGAAGTTGTTTGGTGATCTGAGAAGCCGCTACGAGCGCGTGATTATTGATTCGGCTCCGCTCCTCCCAGTCTGCGATACCCGTCTGCTTACCGAGTTTGTTGACTCTGTCGTCCTCGTGGTGCGCTCCCGTAAGGCTCCTGTAGGAGCACTGCTTCGCTCCATCCAATTGCTCGACCATGCTGGCAAGAAGCCAGTGGGTGTGGTGATCAACGGTCTCAAGGTCAGCGGTGGTTCTACCTACTACGGCTACAAAGGCTATGGTGAGTACGCCACCGAAGGTTATTACTCAGACTAG
- a CDS encoding polysaccharide biosynthesis tyrosine autokinase: protein MNNEDIDPFAELQDSPEPQVEQQSANRFGSGSIRQALSRWWMMLIFGALGYAAALYYMSIVPTKNEAIAVLEVDIKQRQVMGEELETERLSPELVLATTASKLTSPAILAKVAESPEVQALQRVMPPEFSFKPRYWRSEQDLAFTPASQVETVDLVDKMSKSWVNISGRRNTSLIDVKVSHPDSESARVIADTILKVFLEEEESSKSGGASAVFQSIKKEAEDARVDLEEAQNSVQVYVAATKLSEQIQVARAELISLRQRYKSKHPKLVQFSTVYKDLNKRFRREILRASSTESEKAFWMKYKDRLQELDEKIIEEQDSTGEAADEWLAVAQNALSTRANLLNARIEQGQKLYDRLTERLTELNVADEESIDEYKIIQSAFIGLTEDSLRLIYLAGGSILGAVGGFGLAYLLGVIDYKIYDVRSVEEITGIGCMAAVPMHSTFLRKGKEWQPVLIKDKNSANAEAIRNLRASIVLLGQKHRHKMILVTSAIPGEGKTTVASELAASFAMNKERTLLVGLDLRKPRLEGMFPELKDRTGVTEVLAGQAELKDCVMLNHVENLYLLGSGGRCSNPSELLHEEELHDLFSRLAGNFDRIVIDSAPILPVSDTRVLAKFAQSIVMVVRARKAPVGAVLRSINLLKSAGKPPAGVVINGLKKSTGSGYYGYKGYGEYNGEYGYYGDE, encoded by the coding sequence ATGAATAACGAGGATATCGACCCCTTTGCCGAGCTTCAAGATTCCCCAGAACCCCAAGTAGAGCAACAGAGCGCCAACCGTTTCGGAAGCGGCAGTATACGCCAAGCCCTGTCTCGCTGGTGGATGATGCTCATTTTTGGAGCCTTGGGCTATGCAGCCGCTCTCTATTATATGTCCATTGTGCCTACCAAGAACGAAGCCATTGCGGTACTTGAGGTGGACATCAAGCAGCGTCAGGTGATGGGCGAAGAGTTAGAAACGGAACGCTTGAGTCCAGAGCTTGTTTTGGCCACCACTGCCAGTAAGCTCACGTCACCAGCTATCTTGGCCAAAGTGGCAGAAAGTCCTGAGGTACAGGCTCTGCAACGGGTGATGCCACCGGAGTTTTCCTTCAAACCACGCTACTGGAGAAGCGAGCAAGATCTCGCCTTCACTCCAGCTTCCCAGGTGGAAACCGTTGATCTGGTCGACAAAATGTCCAAATCTTGGGTCAATATCAGTGGTCGTCGCAATACCTCCTTGATTGACGTGAAAGTGAGTCATCCTGACTCCGAGTCAGCTCGTGTGATCGCGGATACGATTCTTAAAGTCTTCTTGGAAGAGGAAGAAAGTAGCAAGAGTGGGGGGGCCAGTGCTGTTTTTCAGTCCATTAAGAAAGAAGCCGAAGATGCTCGTGTAGATCTTGAGGAGGCTCAGAATTCGGTACAGGTCTACGTGGCTGCGACCAAGCTGAGTGAGCAGATCCAGGTGGCTCGCGCTGAGCTAATCAGCTTACGCCAGCGCTATAAATCGAAGCATCCCAAGTTGGTGCAGTTCTCTACAGTCTACAAGGACCTCAACAAGCGCTTTCGACGCGAAATCCTCCGAGCCTCCTCCACCGAGAGCGAGAAAGCCTTTTGGATGAAGTACAAGGACCGGCTGCAGGAGCTCGATGAAAAGATTATTGAGGAGCAGGATAGCACTGGCGAAGCTGCCGATGAATGGCTGGCCGTCGCACAGAATGCTCTCTCGACTCGCGCGAATCTTCTGAACGCACGCATTGAGCAAGGTCAGAAACTCTATGATCGCCTAACAGAGCGTCTTACTGAGCTGAATGTTGCGGACGAGGAAAGCATTGATGAGTACAAGATTATTCAGTCCGCTTTCATTGGACTGACTGAGGATTCCCTGCGTCTCATCTATCTTGCAGGAGGATCCATTCTCGGAGCGGTAGGGGGCTTTGGCCTCGCCTACTTGCTTGGAGTCATTGACTACAAGATTTACGACGTCCGTTCGGTGGAGGAAATCACCGGCATCGGCTGCATGGCGGCCGTGCCGATGCACAGCACCTTCCTGCGCAAGGGTAAGGAGTGGCAGCCTGTACTGATCAAAGACAAGAACTCGGCCAATGCAGAGGCGATCCGTAACTTGCGTGCCAGTATCGTGCTGCTTGGTCAAAAGCATCGCCACAAAATGATCTTGGTGACGAGTGCGATACCTGGTGAAGGAAAAACCACTGTGGCCTCCGAACTCGCCGCTTCCTTCGCGATGAACAAAGAACGTACCTTGCTGGTGGGCTTGGATCTACGTAAACCCCGTTTGGAAGGCATGTTCCCTGAACTTAAGGACAGAACTGGTGTTACCGAGGTCTTAGCTGGCCAAGCTGAGTTAAAAGATTGCGTGATGCTCAATCACGTGGAGAATCTTTATCTCTTGGGCTCTGGAGGTAGGTGCTCAAATCCCTCCGAACTCCTTCATGAAGAAGAGCTTCACGATCTCTTTAGCAGACTGGCCGGTAATTTTGACCGCATCGTGATCGATTCGGCACCGATCTTACCCGTCTCGGATACACGAGTGCTCGCGAAGTTTGCCCAGTCCATCGTGATGGTGGTGCGTGCACGCAAGGCCCCAGTGGGGGCGGTCTTACGCTCCATCAACTTGCTCAAGTCTGCAGGTAAACCACCAGCAGGTGTAGTCATCA
- a CDS encoding COX15/CtaA family protein produces MSGFQKVALAALVFVVMLIFVGAIVRVSGAGMGCPDWPKCYGQYIPPMSVEELDTSLLDIDKFKEKAEKHGRDPDAITEESIVAEFNAVHTWTEFINRLFSLPIGIFTMLTFIMSLWWLKKRPAVTIGAFLAVLLVGINAWMGAKIVYSGLRPGTITTHMALAILLMCVQTFVVWAAAEKKWAIKYSSSGNTLRWVAVTAFLFILLEGVMGSQVREVTDALKKSHGNAPRIEWVAELEHTWMYLVHRSFSWVVLLSAIAFYVLSGQKREGGRGWHEHVILGIVLAQMVLGLVLSQVGILAVVQVLHIGLSSILACVFFHWLLGAFNREKTA; encoded by the coding sequence ATGAGCGGGTTTCAAAAGGTGGCGCTGGCAGCGCTGGTTTTTGTGGTAATGCTGATATTTGTCGGCGCCATCGTACGTGTGTCTGGTGCTGGAATGGGCTGTCCAGATTGGCCGAAATGCTACGGGCAATACATTCCACCTATGAGTGTGGAGGAGCTGGATACGAGCCTGCTAGATATTGATAAATTCAAAGAGAAGGCGGAGAAGCACGGAAGAGATCCGGATGCGATCACCGAGGAATCCATCGTGGCAGAGTTTAATGCGGTGCACACCTGGACGGAGTTCATCAATCGTCTATTCTCTTTACCTATTGGTATTTTTACCATGCTCACATTTATCATGTCCCTCTGGTGGCTCAAGAAGAGGCCGGCGGTGACGATAGGGGCTTTTCTGGCTGTCCTACTTGTGGGAATCAACGCTTGGATGGGAGCTAAGATCGTCTACTCGGGTCTAAGGCCGGGAACAATCACTACGCATATGGCGCTGGCCATTCTTCTGATGTGTGTGCAGACCTTTGTGGTCTGGGCTGCAGCTGAAAAGAAGTGGGCTATCAAGTACTCTTCTTCAGGGAATACTCTTCGCTGGGTGGCAGTGACGGCCTTTCTCTTTATCCTTCTTGAAGGGGTGATGGGGAGTCAGGTGCGTGAGGTGACGGATGCTCTGAAGAAGAGTCATGGCAATGCCCCACGGATCGAGTGGGTGGCTGAGCTGGAGCATACCTGGATGTACCTCGTGCATCGTAGTTTCTCCTGGGTAGTCTTGCTCTCCGCCATCGCTTTCTATGTCTTGAGTGGGCAAAAGCGTGAAGGTGGTCGCGGGTGGCATGAGCATGTCATCTTGGGGATTGTGCTGGCGCAAATGGTTCTCGGGCTGGTGCTTTCACAGGTTGGCATTTTGGCGGTGGTACAGGTATTGCACATTGGCTTGAGTTCCATCTTGGCCTGCGTCTTTTTCCACTGGCTGCTTGGGGCATTTAATAGAGAGAAGACTGCGTGA
- a CDS encoding MFS transporter translates to MTEVVEKKVWQKTFGLDLLRAVPMGIVETVGSTFAMFVAVGILEVGTLSKSAIIGGPALGLLISLFSVAMVRRMGMSVNVASALGWGVSAASFAAAALFPHQAGIYVFGIVLAALTHTLASPLQSQIYRQLYPDKIRGKLFSSVGFVRAGAAALFGFYGGRWLVAQGVDYSGLFWVFAGCSLLKAVFTLCMDRVYLRKTGKLSLLSAFEHLRDDAPFRKLILTWMLLGLGNLICMALFVEYITNPLYGFGFGAEKVSMVTTTVPMLAFILSVIVWGVIYDRVEFYRLRVIVNLFFIAGVLVYYLSPGYLGLCIGMALHGMGKAGGNVLWSLWVTKFAPADRVGEYMSVHTCFTGIRGVISAFAAFQIALILGPTALGIIGGSLMLLSSCLLIPEVRANWGK, encoded by the coding sequence GTGACGGAAGTCGTAGAAAAGAAAGTCTGGCAAAAGACCTTTGGTTTGGATCTGCTCCGGGCGGTTCCGATGGGGATTGTGGAGACGGTCGGCTCTACCTTCGCCATGTTTGTGGCGGTGGGTATTCTTGAAGTTGGCACCCTCTCGAAGAGTGCGATCATTGGTGGTCCTGCCTTGGGGCTGCTGATCAGTCTGTTTAGTGTGGCCATGGTGCGGCGCATGGGGATGTCAGTGAATGTGGCGTCGGCACTTGGTTGGGGCGTGAGTGCGGCGAGTTTTGCCGCTGCGGCTCTATTTCCGCACCAGGCCGGCATCTATGTCTTTGGCATCGTCTTGGCAGCTTTGACCCACACCTTGGCTTCGCCTTTGCAGTCTCAGATCTACCGGCAGTTGTACCCGGATAAGATACGCGGCAAATTATTCTCAAGCGTGGGTTTTGTGCGGGCGGGAGCGGCTGCCTTGTTCGGGTTTTATGGTGGTCGCTGGCTGGTAGCTCAGGGGGTTGATTATAGCGGGCTGTTCTGGGTGTTTGCGGGCTGTAGTCTCTTAAAGGCGGTCTTCACACTTTGTATGGACCGGGTGTATTTAAGGAAAACCGGTAAATTGTCGCTACTCTCTGCTTTCGAGCATTTGCGCGATGACGCGCCATTCCGGAAGTTGATCCTGACCTGGATGTTGCTTGGGCTTGGCAACTTGATCTGCATGGCCCTCTTCGTGGAATACATCACCAATCCACTCTATGGCTTTGGTTTTGGCGCGGAGAAGGTGAGTATGGTGACGACCACGGTTCCTATGCTGGCCTTCATTCTCTCTGTCATTGTCTGGGGGGTGATATACGACCGGGTGGAATTTTATCGTTTGCGGGTCATTGTGAATCTATTCTTCATCGCAGGTGTGCTCGTTTACTATCTCTCGCCGGGCTATCTGGGGCTCTGCATTGGCATGGCTTTACACGGAATGGGCAAAGCTGGCGGAAATGTGCTCTGGAGTCTCTGGGTGACCAAGTTTGCGCCAGCGGACCGGGTAGGGGAGTACATGAGTGTGCATACCTGTTTTACCGGGATTCGTGGGGTGATTTCAGCCTTTGCTGCTTTCCAAATTGCCTTGATTCTGGGGCCGACTGCACTGGGGATCATCGGAGGATCATTGATGCTGCTATCCTCCTGCCTTTTGATTCCTGAGGTGAGGGCAAATTGGGGGAAGTGA
- a CDS encoding D-2-hydroxyacid dehydrogenase, protein MNITFLDSSTLHHKNDLDLSPLKQFGDLTLYETSSIEEIATRIADAEIVITNKAVLNKELIEGAKNLKLILSAATGVNQIDLEAAKAHDITVCNVAGYSTPSVAQHAFTFLLNFATSIPKLDSEKQQWPQSPIFTRLDYPAFDLQGKTLGIIGLGAIGKEVAKIAQAFGMNVQALNSSASSAPSGEIPRVNLEALLKTSDVISLHCPLTEETKHLINRESLSMMKSTAFLINTGRGPLINEPDLAEALDKGIIAGAGLDVLSVEPPAEDNPLIHSQHPNLFITPHTAWATIEARHRLLDGLVENIKNYLAGCPSNQVV, encoded by the coding sequence ATGAACATCACTTTCCTCGATTCCTCTACCCTCCATCACAAGAATGATCTCGATCTCTCACCATTGAAGCAGTTCGGAGATCTCACGCTTTATGAGACATCCAGCATCGAGGAAATTGCCACCAGAATAGCAGATGCGGAGATCGTCATCACCAACAAAGCCGTCCTCAACAAAGAGCTGATCGAGGGAGCCAAAAACCTGAAGCTCATCCTATCCGCCGCCACGGGCGTGAACCAGATTGATCTCGAAGCCGCTAAAGCCCACGACATCACCGTCTGCAATGTGGCCGGATACTCCACCCCCTCAGTAGCCCAGCATGCTTTCACCTTTCTACTCAACTTCGCTACGAGCATCCCGAAACTCGATTCCGAGAAGCAGCAATGGCCACAATCGCCCATTTTCACTCGTTTGGACTATCCGGCATTCGACCTACAGGGCAAAACACTCGGAATCATTGGCTTGGGAGCCATCGGTAAAGAAGTAGCAAAGATAGCCCAAGCCTTTGGCATGAATGTCCAAGCTCTGAATAGTTCTGCCTCCAGCGCACCATCAGGAGAAATCCCCCGAGTAAACCTAGAGGCTTTACTAAAAACCTCGGATGTCATTTCCCTCCACTGCCCGCTCACTGAAGAAACAAAACACCTCATCAACCGAGAGTCTCTCTCCATGATGAAATCCACCGCCTTCCTCATCAATACGGGTCGTGGACCACTCATCAATGAACCTGACCTCGCCGAAGCGCTGGACAAGGGCATCATTGCCGGTGCCGGTCTTGATGTGCTCTCCGTAGAACCACCCGCTGAGGACAACCCTTTGATCCATTCACAGCACCCGAATCTCTTCATCACACCACATACTGCTTGGGCGACAATCGAGGCCCGCCACCGCCTGCTGGACGGCCTCGTAGAAAACATCAAAAACTACCTCGCAGGATGCCCATCCAATCAGGTAGTATGA